ttggaacaaaataATATGATCAtgctcatttgaagaatttgacaatTACGGTCACGCGTGGTGCATGGCAAGGAAATTCCCTTAACAAAGTCCTCTGCCTTATAGCTCGAGAGCTATATGAGTTCGCTTGATCTAACAAGGAGATACTCTACGAACGGATCATGGAAGGGGAGATGGTGGTGCAAGATGATGCGTCAAGACAACCCCAGCTAGCACACTAGGTTCACCATTGGCTACACCGCCAATGAACTTGCTTGCGCTTTTCCGTTGATGGTTCATTCTCTTCACAGGATGGTATGGCATCAGCAAGCATGATTCTCCCGAAGACATGATAGCAGCATTGGCTTTGCTGCATACCGTGTTTTATTCAACTGTAATGATCCGCTCAAAGCAGAAATTCATGctttaatgcaaggcatgacgttGACAAGGCAACACTCAGAAGGTAATCTTATTCTTCTGAAGTATTGTCTAAGCCTAAACGATCACAAATTAAGCATGCCAGCttatgagtacattgttgctatgATTAAGTCTTTTATGTAAGATCACGAGTTTGTTCCTCATAAACTTAGACGTAACCGATCGACTAGCTGTATAAAGTCGTTCGAGATAGGCCACCGCGGTGTCGGAGTCATGTGGTCTTTTCCGTTTGGTTAATGTGGCCTCTTCGAGAGCAGCAGCCTCGACCtcggcttcttcgagttcgacagCAGAAATTATACCTATGGCCACCCAATTCACATCCTCCTCACCCAAATCCATCACCGGCATTTGGTCAAACTGGTCGGCtggccgccccctgccgtcggcCGCCCCACTGCCGGTCTGTAGCGGTGCCACCCCCAGCCTGAACTGGCCTGACCTGCACCCGGGaactggtggcggcggcgctggatcgATGGAACTAGATGGAGGATTAGAGTGGGGAAGAGGGGAGGCACTAGATCCAGCACTGGCTCGATGCCTCGATGCGTGGTTGAGGAGCCTGCGGGCTACAGTTTGGGCGGTAGAAAACTACCTGTCGCTGCCCAAAGCCCTAAACTGCATCGACGGATCGGTCCAAACTGCATCGTCAACTCCAGTCTCCAAACTCCCTCGCGCCCGTATCGAACAGAAACGCCGCCGCAGCCGTCGGATTTCACAAAAGAGGTAGGTTGGGCAGTGGAGGTCCATCCTTCGCCGCCGGCGCCCCGGACGGTCGCTGTTGAGTAACGTGATTGTTTAAGAAATCATAGATACATTAGGATTTGTTCCTCCCTTGACTTGTACTCCAAGAtgatcatgtactcctatatatatatgtccacgaggctcaagcaatacatcAACTATTCCACCAATCTCTTTCTCCCGTTGAACATGGTATCTCCCGCAAGGTCCTtgacctagccgccgccgccgcttccgCACCGCGCGCCGCCCCCGGGGCGGTCGGCCTCAATGACCGCCGCCGGGGGCCGCGCCGCCCGTACCTAGGGTTCATCCGCTGGTCGTGTTGATCGGCTGTCCTAGAGAGTCTTTTCCCAATCTCTTGATCTAGGGTTTCTCTCCTCCACCGGTCACTTTGATCGGTgttttctttttggttttttcgaTCTTAGATCGGATTGCgtcggccgctgccgccgtcgaccaccgCGCCCCTACTCTGACATTGGCACGACCCAGCTTCTCCTTTGACCCGACGGCCTTGACAAACCCGTTGGCCCCTCAACGTCGTTGTTCGTGCGCACGCACGCTCGTCGATCTCCGCCGGTCGTCATCGCCCAGCTCCGATCgggactcctgcatcgccccaacCCGACGGCCACGCGCCATGCGGCGGCCCATCACAACCGCCGTTCGCGCGCCGCTTTCCCGTCGATCAACACCGTCGCCTCGTACGGTCGCGCCACCGCCTGCCTTCGGGTCGACTGCATCGGGCCGGCTGCTGCCTCCGGCCGCACTGCCTGCCTCGGGCCGGTTGTGTCAGGCCGGCTCCCGGTTCCGGCCACGCCGCTTGCCTCGGGCCGTCTACGTCGGGCCGGTTGTCGCCTCCGCCGCGCAGCCTACCTCGGACCGGCTCCCGGCTTCTCGACCGCCGCCACCCCGCCTCCACCGAGCGACGTCCACGACCTCGCGTGcgatcggattgatcacccgcACGCCCACGATCCGCCTCATCTATGTTGTGCGACCGACCTGGCTCGTTGGTTGCGCGCGTCTTCAGAGGCCCCGTGAAGACTGTCCCGAGTACATCGCGCCCCTCCGTCGATCGAGCATCGGGCTGCCACTGCGTCGCCCCATCGGGCCATAGCGCCATCGCCCAGTGGTTCTCCCCGCGGTTGCCCCGATCCGCGTGCTACCGCTGCGTTGCTCCTACGGGCGTAGTGTCGCAGCCAGCGGTCTACTGCCGCCTCGAGGCCGTCCTTTGCAGGTTGTCCCCGTGGCCGCACTGACCCTCGCGCTGCCGCTGCATCACCCCATCGGGCCGTAGCGAGCATGGCACGCGGTCCCCGCCGCTGCCCGAGGCCGTCCCTGTGGCTGCACCGACCCGCGCACCGCTGCCGCGTCGCCCCTTCAGGCCGTAGCGTTGCGGCACGCGGTCTACGCCGCCACCCCGAGGTCTTCTGCCGTCACCCCGACCCGCGCGCTGCCGATTCCTCGCCCCTTCGGGTTGTAGCGTCGTGGCGCGTGGTCTACTCCACCGTCCCCGCGCGTCGACTTCCTGTGATATGCGCCGCGCCGTCTCCTTTGGTGCGGGAATGCCATCGCCCGCGCCGGTCTTTGTCATGTTGGCGGGctcttcctcgcctacttcgagcatcgcCGCCGCGCTCCTAACCAGCCGCCGTCGTTGCCATCAGGCCGCCGACGCCGCTCTTCTTTGGCGCTGCTGCAACTCGCTCACCCGAGTTGCACCGCCcgtccacctccttcatcttcgtccagcaccagcccatcgtcaccgtcaccgtcgtCTTCCCCGAGCGCTTCATCTACTCCGACCACCGCGGGCAACATCGGCCCCCGCCGATTTGCGCCACAACCGTCGTCGAGTCCTTCTCTGCTAGCCTCCTCGACATGGCGTACATGTTGTGTGCAGGTCCCCGTCTTCGCATGCCCGGTGCTGGCAATACCGACGTGTGCCTTCGTCCCGGTGTGTTCCTAGGCCTGGCAAACTTGGAGCAACGCATCGTCAACATCGACTTCGTCCGTCTACGCATGCacggtgctggcaacaccgatgcGTGCCTTCGTCCATGATGTGTCCCCAGGCTTGGCAAACTCGGCGCGACGCGTCTCAACTACGTCTTCTTTCCGGCGCACCACTACTTCGACACCACTTCGTCCATGACTAACTCGACGCTTCCTTGCGCTCGCGGCTCCacggcgacttcctcgacaccggctaccccgactcgacatcgaccacggCGTCCTTCGCACGGCTACACCACCCTACGCTCTTGGCTACCTCGACCAACGCacaaagggctaccgccttgcttgagcaacctcgtcGGTTTCCACTCCAGCCACAACTTCCACGATGCATCGACCGTTACGACCGTGGGGGGATGACCGTCGGCTTACCTTCGGATTCTTCTCCAGTCTCACCGTCTGCGTCGTTACCGTTGTGACTGCAGGGGGATGTTGAGTAACGTGATTGTTTAGGAAAGCATAGATAGACTAGAATTTGTTCATGTCTTGACTTCTACTCTAATAtgatcatgtactcctatatatatgcccacgaggctcaagcaatacatcaactattccaccaatccctTTCTCCCGTTCAATAGTCGCCCAGCTCGCCCCAATGATAGGTCCGTCACTGCAAACTGTttatataataataataaaaatattcTATTCGTTTCGACTCTTGATCAGCGCGTGGAGGTCCATCCTTCGCCACCGACGACCCGGGGCGGTCGCCCTAGCTCGTCCCAATGATAGATCCGTCACTGCAAActgtctccgttcctaaatataagaccttttagatattttactagaagactatatacaaaataaaatgaatgaatctacactttaaaatatgtctaggtatatccgtatgtagtttatattgTAATTTCTAAAAGgtcaacggagggagtaataataaAAATATTCCATTCGTTTCGACTCCTGATCAGCGCGTGGAATCAGTGGGCTGCGCTCGGCCGTATTCCGTTTACATGTTGGCCTGCCCAGTTTTGCCGTTTGGGCATGTGAAACAGAAGAAGCACCGTGCGCGTTCAAAAGCCACCAGAACAGAACAGAACACGCCCAACGGTGGTGCTAAAGACGGGGACGTGCCGTGCCGTGCgtcccccccacccccccccccccccccccctcccgttCCCAAAAATATCctccccaccgccaccgccaccgccaccgaatATTCCACCCCGTCCCGGGAGCCAAGCCGAGCCAAAGGCGCCGCAGCGAATGGCTCCGCCCGCCGCCGGCAGGCCCTCGGCCTCCGCCGCGCCGGAGCCTCCCCATCGGGAGGCCGCCAAGCGCCGGCGCGCCCCCGCGTGCGCGTGCGCCGGCGCCGGGGCCCGCATCCTCTCCCTGGGCGTGCGGGGCGCCGTGATGGCCGCCGCgctcctgctcttcctcctcttcgCCGCCGCCGCGGTCATCCTCATGCTCGCGCTCCTCGTCGCCGCGCGCGCCTTCCGCCAGCagggccgccgccgccaccgcgccCCGCCGGACTCgtccgctccgccgccgccgccccccgccGTCGGCCTCCCGTCCGCCAAAATCCGCCTCCTTCCCTGCTTCGAGCCCTCCCCGTGCGACGGCGACCCCTCCTCGCCGCGGATCTGCCCCGTCTGCCTCGACGCCGCGCGCGCCAGGGAGCGGTGGCGCGCTCTGCCCGCCTGCGGCCACGCGTTCCACGCCGCCTGCGTCGACCGGTGGCTCCTCTTGTCGCCCGGGTGCCCCGTCTGCCGTGCCACGGTGTCCGCCCCCATCGGCTGATCGCGAGCTCCCGCCACGGGACGGCATCAAGAAGTTGCACCGCGCCCCCCGTGGTGGCCGTCCGCGACCGCCAGGGCTGTAAAGGTTCGGTTCCCGTCAGCTGTTCGACGAAAAGCCTTCCCCGCCTTGCTCTGCACTTCTGTAGTCGTAGCTGTAGGCTTTGTGTGAATCTTTCTGCTGTTGTAAATCGAGAAGCAGGGAGAAGATGCATAAAACAAGTTCCTCCTTTCGGAGAACTTTGCAATGTCAACCTCTTTATTTATTTTCATCTCAGTATTGTGTAGCTCATCCAAGTTGCTCCTGGTGCCAATTGTGAATTGTGATGCGTATGATAGTATGGGGAGTAATAACGAATGAATCGTCAAATGCTCATATGCATCACAATTGGCAATCTCAAGTATATGCTAGTACAAGGGAATAAGCTGTGATGCTCTTGTGGGACAATTATCGGATAACGATGTCAAGAGCACAAGATGAAATGAGTTTCCCAAACCTAGGAAACAAGTTTGATCCAATCAGTTTGTTGTAAGCTTTTTCTGTTCGTATCAATGTAGTTCTAGGCATTGAAGAGCAACTCTTGTGGTAAATTTTGCTTATCAGGATAATGCGGCGTGTGATTTATCTTATGCATGGATTAGCTTTTCTTGGCAGCAGAGGTATAcgctttgcctcatccataatcaCCAATAAGTTAATTCTGAATTCTCGATACAGAAGAACTTGTCATGACCACCTTTATCAGCCTTCTTTGATTCTGGTTGCTTTGTTGTTACGGACCAATaaattgattattttttatttgaaAGCAGATATCAGTAACTTGAGAGCTTGACATCCTTTAAACTCAGCTATGCATCTTGCTATGCAACCATGCATGCATGTAATAAAACTGGTCCTCATGTTTTTTTGTCAGGATGCCTCGATATATTCTATCCACTATCCATTGGTCAATCATTTTTTAGGCTCTGCATCTGATGTGTTAATAATCATTTTTTCGAGATGAACTCTGCCATGCCTAGTGAACAATTTTGCTTCTCTACCAATTTGATTGAGTCCAGTGATTTGCCCAATCGTTGTCCATGAGTCATAAATATTGTTTCAGGACCGGGTACTAGCCTAAACTTTATCTTATCAATGATGTGTGATGCCCCCCTAAACATAATGGTTGGCTTACATCAGTGTCATTGTCTCGTCAGTGTCAAAATAGCTTCATTGGTTGTTCAGTGCCGGTGCCATTATCAGTTTATCATACTACAGTGATGAGTTCTTATTTCGGAAGGCCGATGAGGACTGTCTGAACTTCCGTGTCCACAAAACGCAGCAAGGATTACAACGGTGACATCTTATAACAGTAAGACATGACGCTACAAAATACCAGAGATCTTTcgtcatggtcacaggaatgagCAACAAATGGATTGAAACCACCTGAGTTGCTTATGTTAGAATTTCGGGAGCGCTTATTCATCACTCGCAGGTCTTGGCTCGGTCTCGTCGGGATCAACACTCGTCACTGCACATCTCGCATCGCCCCCACCTTTGGCCTCACCCGAGTTCAACTAACGCCACCAGAAAATTAAGGCACAATGTTTAGCAAAACAGTAGAATTTAAGCCCTCGTAGGTCCAAGTGTCCAACACATGAGGTGTGAAGCAGATGATGAAAATTCAGAGTATGCACAAGATCAAGTCCCACATCGCTAAGACATAAGGTGGAGGCTAAACATAAGATTCGTCTATTGTTGTGTGATAAAATACAAGAAACACATGAATTACACATGTTATGAGTTAATTGTTGTGGTTACTTAGGCTGTCTGCAATGCGAGTATCATAGGTagcatcatgcatgtcaactaggcaatttcgatgaagtgacatagaattaaatgaagaaagagagggttaagtatcatatcatgataccgtatcatattaaatgatgtgatactatgtgtcttgcatgacaataaatgaattaTCCTATGATACCatgcattacggatgtgatattatatagtagtatcatattcatgatactagtatatgatactatccaATACAACCAGCCTTACAGATGTTATGAGTTAATTATTGTGGTTACTGATGATTAATTGACCGATAGTAAAGTTGTTACTAGTAGAGAGTGAAGATACCCAAGGACTGCGTAAGAATTCAACAACTAACCCCCTCTTCCTAATCTGAATGTAATGCGGGAAAAGTGACCGCTAGGTTTCGGGATTCTAAAACGGCGAGCTGTTAAACGTCCGACATGTTCTTCttatatatactagcaaaagggcccgtgcgttgcaacgggagaaaaaaaaaccACCATTggcgatgaccacattatgttcatatctcatcgcatgattttgaaaatttgttcacaaatgcaagaaaatatttcttcttttaattttattcacaattcacaagttgaaacaatgttcatattttgaaaaaatatcatggttgtcaaaaaacttggtaactcaaagaattattttgaatttcaagatttttttaaaTATACTATAATATTTCGATCCACCCCGACAAGTAGGTATAGATGTCCAAGGTCAAAGAAAATATGATAAAAAACACAAGACCTTGTACTAATCTCCCTTTCAGAATTAGTGTCATATGGCTAATAAAAGTAAAACCCGTCTGCACTAAGGATGCAGGTAGGGGCTGCATGCAGGGCATCCTACAAAACCCGCATATAGGGCTATCAAACGTCAATCCTATGTTAATCTCAAATTAGTATGCTTGCATGGGATATTGACGGCCTCCTGCTTGCATCTCACTGCAGCAAGAGACAAAAAAATTCTGAAGCTTTGGCATTGTCGTGCACCATGGATCATAGAGGCTAATACAACCATGTCGGTACTTTTCTAAGATAAACACAGAACTGTCAAGTTCTGTCCAGGTGAAGGTCATTAAACTCAACGCATCTAAGTCTAACTACTCTACTGCTATATTACAACTGAAAACTAATATTTCAACCTTCCTGGGATGAATCAAAACAGCCAGGGATCACAAGCATGGTGTgtttaaaaaaaggaaaacaagacaTCATTGTTACCTCAGGACTATCTGCTGTGCTTGAAGCGCTAGGACTGTCAGAAACTTCACGGTTGCAAGACAAAAGAAGATCAAATAATCATGAGGCTCATATACTTCATCCAAACCTGCTTCTTTCAGGGCTCTATATATTATCTCATACATCATTTGCATTGTTTTCTTCTACAATGCGAGACGAAGAGAGGAAATTAGTGATTCAATATAAGTGAACCGAGATGCTCCATAATGAATACACAAGTAACATGGCAGAGACAAAGGTGCCCAATCTAACCTGTCAGTAAATAATTCTTTGTGCTATGAGACCAGTTGGTTTACCCTCAGGCCACATAGGAAGCACTATGTATGCGGAGAACCTCTGGTTAAtcttaattttggttgcaattttGAGAGCAATTTCAATTGGTACCAGATTGTTAGCCCCTGAAAGACAATATATCGCAATCTTGAGTAGTCAATCAAGGAATTTGGTGTATTCTGTATTTCCGTGAGAATACTGAATCCAAAAGTCAAGAGAAATGCAGTACATGCTAACTAGGACTTGTTTTGGTTTAAAGCTAACTTTGTCACAACTAAACTGGGTTGTTTGGTTGTCCAGAACAGCATCCGGAGAGTATTGACAGAGGCCGAATGGTCACAACGACGCATGCTCGCAGCCGGCGCTGGCGGCAGGCGTACCCACCTCAAGCTATATCTCCTTCCACCCTCCATCAATGCCCACGAGTGCAGCAAGGGAGGCCTCCCTCACCGGAGCACGCGCCCATGGAGTCCGCCTTCTCGTCCTCCCGGTCCTCCCATACCGGAGCAAGGGCGTCCTCCGTTTCCTCCGCAACGACAACCAGCACCATGTCCGCCGCCGCCCTGTCCACGCGAGACGCACACAGAGAGGAGCGGGAGCCCCGCGCGCCTCGCCTCCGCTTCCTCCCAGCCGGTGATCAACACCATGTACACAGAGAGGATCGGGAGCCCCGCGCGTCATGCCTTTGCTTCCTCCCCGCCGGCTACCAGCACCACGTTTGCCGCCGCCCCGTCCGCGCCACACTCCCTCTGGTGGATAAGATAGAAGAAAGGATCGAGGACTGAATGTTCACAAATGCTGGGGTGTTTTTGCAAACATGAATCGTTTTCTCACAAATCCACTTAAAACAGGATAGCGGGTTGAATACCTAAAACCTTAGGGGCCTTTCTGCAAAACGGCCTGCGATCgcgacgacggacgacagaagcgttagttgctttattattactagcaaaagagcccgtacgttgcaacggaagaaaaaaataccacacgtttttaatctttttataatcattttgatttattaaaataataagctaactaactaatgtagtgagtcatatcctattttgttgagaaattaacccgttcattgttaattccaccatgatgagaaattgagcgggacaagcaaagcaaaacaaagaggctacgtgaattgatcaatggactgttatcttatttcactcatgacaTAGATAATGtgagatcagatgacaaactgaaggtggtgttccattctctctctacaacaatgcaatcttacattcaatacattcattcatcagcaaacaaattatcacaaaacaaaatttcttgccggtgcttggcacacggttggaggcatggggaggggatcttacCAGATGATGAGTCCTGCCGGAGgaagggatacgatgaggggagtaaGGGTTAGGcgtctctatctggccataagtagtcgccgttgccgcgccataacctcggagttccccgtgtgagccatggaggcccgcctccacctgcaactacttcgctccgccgcgccttatccgcacgccgccgccgttctacatcgagcagacgcatcatcccaagtcgttgtagctgtcgcgttgatttgatccagaagctgtgctcgagcgccgaaacgggggcaaaaagcgggcagaggtacgaccgcggaagtgggtgggttgagatcgacaacagtggtggttgaggtcggccgcggcggcgagtggtgtgacagcggcctgggcacaggctagggtcgacgcgatgcgctcgagtgccgtaacgggggcagtgagcgaggagaggtacggccgcggaggccggTGGGTTTGAGATCGGCagtggtggcggttgaggtcggccgcggcggcgagtggtgtggcggcggcctgggcacaagccagggtggcccagggtcgacgggaggagacgATGCGTACAGATATAATTTTTGTTGCGAATCCTTTTTTTCTTTCGCGTtgtagataaatgatggagcgcgggttgaataacaaaaaatacaggggctttttataaaaatgcggcggtgggttttccgacggaagcaatagccgctttattattaggtatagattaggGGAGATATATACCTTAGGTGGTAGTTACCTTCACCTCTATTGCCGTTAGATTCTTTTAGATTCGTGCATTCCTAAACGGATGGAACTAATTAATTTTAAACCCGATTAGTTGTTGGCCGGACCTCCCGATTTTGGTGTTGGCTCCGCACCTGTAGCACAACACGCTGCATCGACTCGCTGCCGAGGAACCAACCTGCGAAATCCGCCGCTGCGGTCGAGTGTGTAAGAAAATATCACGTCGCCTTAATCAACATCAGATACATACATCTAGTACCCCATAATCCTGGCAGCAATTACTACAAGACATTCATTGATGCATACTTTTCACGAGTATGTAGCTAGATATCCATGGATTTTCCTTAGTAAAACTAGTTGATTTTTGATATGTGTATATGAACAGGCCGGCGGCCAGGACTGTATATATAGATACAACGtggctcaaaaaaataattattgGACTCCGTTATCATTTATTGTTGCCTGCTTGGTTACTAGCTTGGTGCTCGGAGTATTTTTTTAGGACGGTTTACATACAACATACTTCAAGGCGACCCTGCAAAAAAAACATACTTCTAGTGAGGTATATACATATACATGATGTGTATACATGAATGATAAAATACTATGTTAATTCTATAGTTTTATATTTTTGCAACcaaaaaaatactctatttttttGTCCACATACTCCATACCACTCTTGTTTATATACTGCATACTACCTTTCTAGAAATATACTTCACACTATTAAAAAAAGATACTTCATACTCCATTTCAGTCATATGCTACctttctagaaaaaattgttctcTGATGTACTACATACTAGATGAAGTCCATACTACCTTAGTTCATATATACTCCATACTACCTTTCTAGAAACATTGTTCAGTGATATACTACATATTCTTTTTTTGCGTGAAGTGATATACTACATACTGTATGAACTAGGGGGGATTTGTATTGCTTTTCCTATACTCCATACTCCCTCAACTTCCTTTATTGTGATATACTCCTTTTTAGATTAATATATACTCCTGAGA
This genomic stretch from Hordeum vulgare subsp. vulgare chromosome 6H, MorexV3_pseudomolecules_assembly, whole genome shotgun sequence harbors:
- the LOC123401782 gene encoding RING-H2 finger protein ATL56-like, translating into MAPPAAGRPSASAAPEPPHREAAKRRRAPACACAGAGARILSLGVRGAVMAAALLLFLLFAAAAVILMLALLVAARAFRQQGRRRHRAPPDSSAPPPPPPAVGLPSAKIRLLPCFEPSPCDGDPSSPRICPVCLDAARARERWRALPACGHAFHAACVDRWLLLSPGCPVCRATVSAPIG